In Tachysurus fulvidraco isolate hzauxx_2018 chromosome 3, HZAU_PFXX_2.0, whole genome shotgun sequence, a single window of DNA contains:
- the tcea3 gene encoding transcription elongation factor A protein 3 isoform X10, with protein sequence MTREEDLIRIAKKLDKMVSRNNTEGALDLLRELQKFNMTLKLLQDTRIGMSVNGIRKHCRNEDVVTLAKILIKNWKRLLEPSHSQKAERPNEMKNGSGDSTKSPCGPSSDTDTSPKSSLNSPKKAGNKHRKETVFKKERQESDHKKEKHVSNHTKEKERISIMDSSVSSSTSPVLPLKCSSVDVKKDRKEIVNPDAPLPPLPLHLHPSTPTKRLSLDMQKGKEKESKDKERKEMVAPKRSAQQMMAEHKKTSRDLGESKPAKRLSTDMKKDRNSTDFSHQPPKKLFNDAKKERKDSTDSKSGQRQHASDSKPQRRDSVNSMSGSSPLSKKLSEERKESHGPKLTLPGTVQRKVSTDSNDGRKSKPETPKTPSTPTTPMSPSFSPAGGPLSPHLLTGDSVRDKCIEMLSAALRTDDDYKYYGANCDSMAAEIEDHIYQEIKATDMKYKNRVRSRISNLKDPKNPNLRKNVLGGAIELSRIATMTAEEMASDELKQLRNILTQEAIREHQMAKTGGTTTDLLQCGKCKKKNCTYNQVQTRSADEPMTTFVLCNECGNRWKFC encoded by the exons ATGACGCGAGAGGAGGACCTGATACGGATAGCGAAAAAGCTAGACAAAATGGTGTCTAGGAATAACACG GAAGGTGCTCTTGACCTGTTGAGAGAATTGCAAAAATTCAATATGACCCTGAAGTTACTTCAG GACACAAGAATCGGTATGTCTGTTAATGGAATAAGAAAACACTGCAGAAATGAGGATGTTGTCACCCTCGCAAAGATTCTTATAAAAAACTGGAAGAGGCTATTAG AACCCAGCCATTCCCAGAAGGCAGAAAGACCAAATGAGATGAAAAATGGGAGTGGAGACAGTACAAAGTCACCTTGTGGACCTtcttcagacacagacacaag CCCCAAATCAAGTTTAAACAGTCCCAAGAAAGCAGGTAATAAGCACAGAAAAGAGACAGtgtttaagaaagaaagacaagaaagtgaccacaaaaaggaaaaacacgTCAGTAATCAcacaaaagaaaaggagag GATCAGTATTATGGATTCGAGTGTATCTTCCTCTACTTCACCCGTCCTTCCTCTCAAGTGTTCATCAGTGGACGTGAAGAAAGACAG GAAAGAGATTGTGAATCCTgatgctcctcttcctcctcttcctcttcacctTCATCCCTCTACACCTACAAAGCGTCTTTCCTTAGACATGCAGAaaggcaaagaaaaagaaagcaaggaCAAAGAGAG AAAAGAGATGGTAGCACCAAAACGAAGTGCACAGCAGATGATGGCTGAGCATAAGAAAACCAG CAGAGATCTGGGGGAGAGTAAACCAGCCAAAAGACTATCTACAGACATGAAGAAAGACAG AAATTCCACGGATTTCAGTCACCAGCCTCCAAAAAAACTCTTCAAtgatgcaaagaaagaaag aaaAGACTCCACAGACTCGAAGTCTGGTCAGCGACAACACGCGAGTGACTCCAAACCTCAGAG AAGAGACTCGGTTAATTCGATGTCGGGAAGCTCACCCCTGTCTAAGAAGCTCTCGGAAGAAAG GAAAGAATCTCATGGCCCTAAGTTAACTCTCCCTGGAACTGTACAGAGAAAGGTGTCCACAGACAGTAATGATGGACG AAAAAGTAAACCTGAGACCCCAAAGACACCCAGCACCCCCACCACCCCTATGTCTCCATCCTTCAGCCCTGCTGGTGGTCCTCTCTCCCCTCACCTGCTCACTGGGGACTCAGTCAGGGACAAGTGCATTGAAATGCTGTCAGCTGCACTACGCACAGATG ATGACTACAAATATTATGGAGCAAACTGTGATTCCATGGCAGCTGAAATTGAGGATC ATATCTACCAGGAGATTAAAGCCAcagatatgaaatataaaaacagagtACGTAGCCGCATCAGCAATCTGAAAGATCCAAAGAATCCGAACTTACGCAAGAATGTCCTGGGAGGAGCAATCGAGTTGAGTCGCATAGCCACCATGACTGCTGAG GAAATGGCCAGTGATGAGCTGAAGCAGCTAAGGAACATTCTGACTCAGGAAGCCATCCGTGAGCACCAGATGGCCAAGACTGGAGGCACTACGACTGACCTGCTGCAGTGTGGCAAATGCAAGAAAAAGAATTGCACATACAACCAG GTGCAAACCCGGAGTGCTGATGAGCCCATGACTACATTTGTACTATGCAATGAGTGTGGAAACCGCTGGAAG ttttGCTGA
- the tcea3 gene encoding transcription elongation factor A protein 3 isoform X11 — protein sequence MTREEDLIRIAKKLDKMVSRNNTEGALDLLRELQKFNMTLKLLQDTRIGMSVNGIRKHCRNEDVVTLAKILIKNWKRLLEPSHSQKAERPNEMKNGSGDSTKSPCGPSSDTDTRTEAPDPQSSSHLLHLHHSLPAHIRKHQPEVKKDRKKTPDQNAPLPPLPLHLHPPAQKQCALEMKKPRKEIVNPDAPLPPLPLHLHPSTPTKRLSLDMQKGKEKESKDKERKEMVAPKRSAQQMMAEHKKTSRDLGESKPAKRLSTDMKKDRNSTDFSHQPPKKLFNDAKKERKDSTDSKSGQRQHASDSKPQRRDSVNSMSGSSPLSKKLSEERKESHGPKLTLPGTVQRKVSTDSNDGRKSKPETPKTPSTPTTPMSPSFSPAGGPLSPHLLTGDSVRDKCIEMLSAALRTDDDYKYYGANCDSMAAEIEDHIYQEIKATDMKYKNRVRSRISNLKDPKNPNLRKNVLGGAIELSRIATMTAEEMASDELKQLRNILTQEAIREHQMAKTGGTTTDLLQCGKCKKKNCTYNQVQTRSADEPMTTFVLCNECGNRWKFC from the exons ATGACGCGAGAGGAGGACCTGATACGGATAGCGAAAAAGCTAGACAAAATGGTGTCTAGGAATAACACG GAAGGTGCTCTTGACCTGTTGAGAGAATTGCAAAAATTCAATATGACCCTGAAGTTACTTCAG GACACAAGAATCGGTATGTCTGTTAATGGAATAAGAAAACACTGCAGAAATGAGGATGTTGTCACCCTCGCAAAGATTCTTATAAAAAACTGGAAGAGGCTATTAG AACCCAGCCATTCCCAGAAGGCAGAAAGACCAAATGAGATGAAAAATGGGAGTGGAGACAGTACAAAGTCACCTTGTGGACCTtcttcagacacagacacaag GACAGAGGCTCCCGATCCACAAAGTTCTtctcatcttcttcatcttcaccaTTCTCTTCCTGCTCATATTCGTAAACACCAGCCTGAAGTGAAGAAAGACAG AAAAAAGACTCCAGATCAAAATGCCCCACTTCCACCTTTGCCTCTTCATCTGCATCCTCCTGCTCAGAAACAATGTGCTTTAGAGATGAAGAAACCAAG GAAAGAGATTGTGAATCCTgatgctcctcttcctcctcttcctcttcacctTCATCCCTCTACACCTACAAAGCGTCTTTCCTTAGACATGCAGAaaggcaaagaaaaagaaagcaaggaCAAAGAGAG AAAAGAGATGGTAGCACCAAAACGAAGTGCACAGCAGATGATGGCTGAGCATAAGAAAACCAG CAGAGATCTGGGGGAGAGTAAACCAGCCAAAAGACTATCTACAGACATGAAGAAAGACAG AAATTCCACGGATTTCAGTCACCAGCCTCCAAAAAAACTCTTCAAtgatgcaaagaaagaaag aaaAGACTCCACAGACTCGAAGTCTGGTCAGCGACAACACGCGAGTGACTCCAAACCTCAGAG AAGAGACTCGGTTAATTCGATGTCGGGAAGCTCACCCCTGTCTAAGAAGCTCTCGGAAGAAAG GAAAGAATCTCATGGCCCTAAGTTAACTCTCCCTGGAACTGTACAGAGAAAGGTGTCCACAGACAGTAATGATGGACG AAAAAGTAAACCTGAGACCCCAAAGACACCCAGCACCCCCACCACCCCTATGTCTCCATCCTTCAGCCCTGCTGGTGGTCCTCTCTCCCCTCACCTGCTCACTGGGGACTCAGTCAGGGACAAGTGCATTGAAATGCTGTCAGCTGCACTACGCACAGATG ATGACTACAAATATTATGGAGCAAACTGTGATTCCATGGCAGCTGAAATTGAGGATC ATATCTACCAGGAGATTAAAGCCAcagatatgaaatataaaaacagagtACGTAGCCGCATCAGCAATCTGAAAGATCCAAAGAATCCGAACTTACGCAAGAATGTCCTGGGAGGAGCAATCGAGTTGAGTCGCATAGCCACCATGACTGCTGAG GAAATGGCCAGTGATGAGCTGAAGCAGCTAAGGAACATTCTGACTCAGGAAGCCATCCGTGAGCACCAGATGGCCAAGACTGGAGGCACTACGACTGACCTGCTGCAGTGTGGCAAATGCAAGAAAAAGAATTGCACATACAACCAG GTGCAAACCCGGAGTGCTGATGAGCCCATGACTACATTTGTACTATGCAATGAGTGTGGAAACCGCTGGAAG ttttGCTGA
- the tcea3 gene encoding transcription elongation factor A protein 3 isoform X9, giving the protein MTREEDLIRIAKKLDKMVSRNNTEGALDLLRELQKFNMTLKLLQDTRIGMSVNGIRKHCRNEDVVTLAKILIKNWKRLLEPSHSQKAERPNEMKNGSGDSTKSPCGPSSDTDTSPKSSLNSPKKAGNKHRKETVFKKERQESDHKKEKHVSNHTKEKERISIMDSSVSSSTSPVLPLKCSSVDVKKDRTEAPDPQSSSHLLHLHHSLPAHIRKHQPEVKKDRRVAPETLTSQHSQSHHSSSHKRPSLEIPKERKKTPDQNAPLPPLPLHLHPPAQKQCALEMKKPRNSTDFSHQPPKKLFNDAKKERKDSTDSKSGQRQHASDSKPQRRDSVNSMSGSSPLSKKLSEERKESHGPKLTLPGTVQRKVSTDSNDGRKSKPETPKTPSTPTTPMSPSFSPAGGPLSPHLLTGDSVRDKCIEMLSAALRTDDDYKYYGANCDSMAAEIEDHIYQEIKATDMKYKNRVRSRISNLKDPKNPNLRKNVLGGAIELSRIATMTAEEMASDELKQLRNILTQEAIREHQMAKTGGTTTDLLQCGKCKKKNCTYNQVQTRSADEPMTTFVLCNECGNRWKFC; this is encoded by the exons ATGACGCGAGAGGAGGACCTGATACGGATAGCGAAAAAGCTAGACAAAATGGTGTCTAGGAATAACACG GAAGGTGCTCTTGACCTGTTGAGAGAATTGCAAAAATTCAATATGACCCTGAAGTTACTTCAG GACACAAGAATCGGTATGTCTGTTAATGGAATAAGAAAACACTGCAGAAATGAGGATGTTGTCACCCTCGCAAAGATTCTTATAAAAAACTGGAAGAGGCTATTAG AACCCAGCCATTCCCAGAAGGCAGAAAGACCAAATGAGATGAAAAATGGGAGTGGAGACAGTACAAAGTCACCTTGTGGACCTtcttcagacacagacacaag CCCCAAATCAAGTTTAAACAGTCCCAAGAAAGCAGGTAATAAGCACAGAAAAGAGACAGtgtttaagaaagaaagacaagaaagtgaccacaaaaaggaaaaacacgTCAGTAATCAcacaaaagaaaaggagag GATCAGTATTATGGATTCGAGTGTATCTTCCTCTACTTCACCCGTCCTTCCTCTCAAGTGTTCATCAGTGGACGTGAAGAAAGACAG GACAGAGGCTCCCGATCCACAAAGTTCTtctcatcttcttcatcttcaccaTTCTCTTCCTGCTCATATTCGTAAACACCAGCCTGAAGTGAAGAAAGACAG AAGAGTGGCACCAGAAACTCTGACCTCACAACATTCTCAGTCTCATCATTCCTCTTCTCATAAAAGGCCATCTCTAGAGATTCCTAAGGAGAG AAAAAAGACTCCAGATCAAAATGCCCCACTTCCACCTTTGCCTCTTCATCTGCATCCTCCTGCTCAGAAACAATGTGCTTTAGAGATGAAGAAACCAAG AAATTCCACGGATTTCAGTCACCAGCCTCCAAAAAAACTCTTCAAtgatgcaaagaaagaaag aaaAGACTCCACAGACTCGAAGTCTGGTCAGCGACAACACGCGAGTGACTCCAAACCTCAGAG AAGAGACTCGGTTAATTCGATGTCGGGAAGCTCACCCCTGTCTAAGAAGCTCTCGGAAGAAAG GAAAGAATCTCATGGCCCTAAGTTAACTCTCCCTGGAACTGTACAGAGAAAGGTGTCCACAGACAGTAATGATGGACG AAAAAGTAAACCTGAGACCCCAAAGACACCCAGCACCCCCACCACCCCTATGTCTCCATCCTTCAGCCCTGCTGGTGGTCCTCTCTCCCCTCACCTGCTCACTGGGGACTCAGTCAGGGACAAGTGCATTGAAATGCTGTCAGCTGCACTACGCACAGATG ATGACTACAAATATTATGGAGCAAACTGTGATTCCATGGCAGCTGAAATTGAGGATC ATATCTACCAGGAGATTAAAGCCAcagatatgaaatataaaaacagagtACGTAGCCGCATCAGCAATCTGAAAGATCCAAAGAATCCGAACTTACGCAAGAATGTCCTGGGAGGAGCAATCGAGTTGAGTCGCATAGCCACCATGACTGCTGAG GAAATGGCCAGTGATGAGCTGAAGCAGCTAAGGAACATTCTGACTCAGGAAGCCATCCGTGAGCACCAGATGGCCAAGACTGGAGGCACTACGACTGACCTGCTGCAGTGTGGCAAATGCAAGAAAAAGAATTGCACATACAACCAG GTGCAAACCCGGAGTGCTGATGAGCCCATGACTACATTTGTACTATGCAATGAGTGTGGAAACCGCTGGAAG ttttGCTGA
- the tcea3 gene encoding transcription elongation factor A protein 3 isoform X8, whose product MTREEDLIRIAKKLDKMVSRNNTEGALDLLRELQKFNMTLKLLQDTRIGMSVNGIRKHCRNEDVVTLAKILIKNWKRLLEPSHSQKAERPNEMKNGSGDSTKSPCGPSSDTDTRTEAPDPQSSSHLLHLHHSLPAHIRKHQPEVKKDRVAPETLTSQHSQSHHSSSHKRPSLEIPKERKKTPDQNAPLPPLPLHLHPPAQKQCALEMKKPRKEIVNPDAPLPPLPLHLHPSTPTKRLSLDMQKGKEKESKDKERKEMVAPKRSAQQMMAEHKKTSRDLGESKPAKRLSTDMKKDRNSTDFSHQPPKKLFNDAKKERKDSTDSKSGQRQHASDSKPQRRDSVNSMSGSSPLSKKLSEERKESHGPKLTLPGTVQRKVSTDSNDGRKSKPETPKTPSTPTTPMSPSFSPAGGPLSPHLLTGDSVRDKCIEMLSAALRTDDDYKYYGANCDSMAAEIEDHIYQEIKATDMKYKNRVRSRISNLKDPKNPNLRKNVLGGAIELSRIATMTAEEMASDELKQLRNILTQEAIREHQMAKTGGTTTDLLQCGKCKKKNCTYNQVQTRSADEPMTTFVLCNECGNRWKFC is encoded by the exons ATGACGCGAGAGGAGGACCTGATACGGATAGCGAAAAAGCTAGACAAAATGGTGTCTAGGAATAACACG GAAGGTGCTCTTGACCTGTTGAGAGAATTGCAAAAATTCAATATGACCCTGAAGTTACTTCAG GACACAAGAATCGGTATGTCTGTTAATGGAATAAGAAAACACTGCAGAAATGAGGATGTTGTCACCCTCGCAAAGATTCTTATAAAAAACTGGAAGAGGCTATTAG AACCCAGCCATTCCCAGAAGGCAGAAAGACCAAATGAGATGAAAAATGGGAGTGGAGACAGTACAAAGTCACCTTGTGGACCTtcttcagacacagacacaag GACAGAGGCTCCCGATCCACAAAGTTCTtctcatcttcttcatcttcaccaTTCTCTTCCTGCTCATATTCGTAAACACCAGCCTGAAGTGAAGAAAGACAG AGTGGCACCAGAAACTCTGACCTCACAACATTCTCAGTCTCATCATTCCTCTTCTCATAAAAGGCCATCTCTAGAGATTCCTAAGGAGAG AAAAAAGACTCCAGATCAAAATGCCCCACTTCCACCTTTGCCTCTTCATCTGCATCCTCCTGCTCAGAAACAATGTGCTTTAGAGATGAAGAAACCAAG GAAAGAGATTGTGAATCCTgatgctcctcttcctcctcttcctcttcacctTCATCCCTCTACACCTACAAAGCGTCTTTCCTTAGACATGCAGAaaggcaaagaaaaagaaagcaaggaCAAAGAGAG AAAAGAGATGGTAGCACCAAAACGAAGTGCACAGCAGATGATGGCTGAGCATAAGAAAACCAG CAGAGATCTGGGGGAGAGTAAACCAGCCAAAAGACTATCTACAGACATGAAGAAAGACAG AAATTCCACGGATTTCAGTCACCAGCCTCCAAAAAAACTCTTCAAtgatgcaaagaaagaaag aaaAGACTCCACAGACTCGAAGTCTGGTCAGCGACAACACGCGAGTGACTCCAAACCTCAGAG AAGAGACTCGGTTAATTCGATGTCGGGAAGCTCACCCCTGTCTAAGAAGCTCTCGGAAGAAAG GAAAGAATCTCATGGCCCTAAGTTAACTCTCCCTGGAACTGTACAGAGAAAGGTGTCCACAGACAGTAATGATGGACG AAAAAGTAAACCTGAGACCCCAAAGACACCCAGCACCCCCACCACCCCTATGTCTCCATCCTTCAGCCCTGCTGGTGGTCCTCTCTCCCCTCACCTGCTCACTGGGGACTCAGTCAGGGACAAGTGCATTGAAATGCTGTCAGCTGCACTACGCACAGATG ATGACTACAAATATTATGGAGCAAACTGTGATTCCATGGCAGCTGAAATTGAGGATC ATATCTACCAGGAGATTAAAGCCAcagatatgaaatataaaaacagagtACGTAGCCGCATCAGCAATCTGAAAGATCCAAAGAATCCGAACTTACGCAAGAATGTCCTGGGAGGAGCAATCGAGTTGAGTCGCATAGCCACCATGACTGCTGAG GAAATGGCCAGTGATGAGCTGAAGCAGCTAAGGAACATTCTGACTCAGGAAGCCATCCGTGAGCACCAGATGGCCAAGACTGGAGGCACTACGACTGACCTGCTGCAGTGTGGCAAATGCAAGAAAAAGAATTGCACATACAACCAG GTGCAAACCCGGAGTGCTGATGAGCCCATGACTACATTTGTACTATGCAATGAGTGTGGAAACCGCTGGAAG ttttGCTGA
- the tcea3 gene encoding transcription elongation factor A protein 3 isoform X1, which translates to MTREEDLIRIAKKLDKMVSRNNTEGALDLLRELQKFNMTLKLLQDTRIGMSVNGIRKHCRNEDVVTLAKILIKNWKRLLEPSHSQKAERPNEMKNGSGDSTKSPCGPSSDTDTSPKSSLNSPKKAGNKHRKETVFKKERQESDHKKEKHVSNHTKEKERISIMDSSVSSSTSPVLPLKCSSVDVKKDRTEAPDPQSSSHLLHLHHSLPAHIRKHQPEVKKDRRVAPETLTSQHSQSHHSSSHKRPSLEIPKERKKTPDQNAPLPPLPLHLHPPAQKQCALEMKKPRKEIVNPDAPLPPLPLHLHPSTPTKRLSLDMQKGKEKESKDKERKEMVAPKRSAQQMMAEHKKTSRDLGESKPAKRLSTDMKKDRNSTDFSHQPPKKLFNDAKKERKDSTDSKSGQRQHASDSKPQRRDSVNSMSGSSPLSKKLSEERKESHGPKLTLPGTVQRKVSTDSNDGRKSKPETPKTPSTPTTPMSPSFSPAGGPLSPHLLTGDSVRDKCIEMLSAALRTDDDYKYYGANCDSMAAEIEDHIYQEIKATDMKYKNRVRSRISNLKDPKNPNLRKNVLGGAIELSRIATMTAEEMASDELKQLRNILTQEAIREHQMAKTGGTTTDLLQCGKCKKKNCTYNQVQTRSADEPMTTFVLCNECGNRWKFC; encoded by the exons ATGACGCGAGAGGAGGACCTGATACGGATAGCGAAAAAGCTAGACAAAATGGTGTCTAGGAATAACACG GAAGGTGCTCTTGACCTGTTGAGAGAATTGCAAAAATTCAATATGACCCTGAAGTTACTTCAG GACACAAGAATCGGTATGTCTGTTAATGGAATAAGAAAACACTGCAGAAATGAGGATGTTGTCACCCTCGCAAAGATTCTTATAAAAAACTGGAAGAGGCTATTAG AACCCAGCCATTCCCAGAAGGCAGAAAGACCAAATGAGATGAAAAATGGGAGTGGAGACAGTACAAAGTCACCTTGTGGACCTtcttcagacacagacacaag CCCCAAATCAAGTTTAAACAGTCCCAAGAAAGCAGGTAATAAGCACAGAAAAGAGACAGtgtttaagaaagaaagacaagaaagtgaccacaaaaaggaaaaacacgTCAGTAATCAcacaaaagaaaaggagag GATCAGTATTATGGATTCGAGTGTATCTTCCTCTACTTCACCCGTCCTTCCTCTCAAGTGTTCATCAGTGGACGTGAAGAAAGACAG GACAGAGGCTCCCGATCCACAAAGTTCTtctcatcttcttcatcttcaccaTTCTCTTCCTGCTCATATTCGTAAACACCAGCCTGAAGTGAAGAAAGACAG AAGAGTGGCACCAGAAACTCTGACCTCACAACATTCTCAGTCTCATCATTCCTCTTCTCATAAAAGGCCATCTCTAGAGATTCCTAAGGAGAG AAAAAAGACTCCAGATCAAAATGCCCCACTTCCACCTTTGCCTCTTCATCTGCATCCTCCTGCTCAGAAACAATGTGCTTTAGAGATGAAGAAACCAAG GAAAGAGATTGTGAATCCTgatgctcctcttcctcctcttcctcttcacctTCATCCCTCTACACCTACAAAGCGTCTTTCCTTAGACATGCAGAaaggcaaagaaaaagaaagcaaggaCAAAGAGAG AAAAGAGATGGTAGCACCAAAACGAAGTGCACAGCAGATGATGGCTGAGCATAAGAAAACCAG CAGAGATCTGGGGGAGAGTAAACCAGCCAAAAGACTATCTACAGACATGAAGAAAGACAG AAATTCCACGGATTTCAGTCACCAGCCTCCAAAAAAACTCTTCAAtgatgcaaagaaagaaag aaaAGACTCCACAGACTCGAAGTCTGGTCAGCGACAACACGCGAGTGACTCCAAACCTCAGAG AAGAGACTCGGTTAATTCGATGTCGGGAAGCTCACCCCTGTCTAAGAAGCTCTCGGAAGAAAG GAAAGAATCTCATGGCCCTAAGTTAACTCTCCCTGGAACTGTACAGAGAAAGGTGTCCACAGACAGTAATGATGGACG AAAAAGTAAACCTGAGACCCCAAAGACACCCAGCACCCCCACCACCCCTATGTCTCCATCCTTCAGCCCTGCTGGTGGTCCTCTCTCCCCTCACCTGCTCACTGGGGACTCAGTCAGGGACAAGTGCATTGAAATGCTGTCAGCTGCACTACGCACAGATG ATGACTACAAATATTATGGAGCAAACTGTGATTCCATGGCAGCTGAAATTGAGGATC ATATCTACCAGGAGATTAAAGCCAcagatatgaaatataaaaacagagtACGTAGCCGCATCAGCAATCTGAAAGATCCAAAGAATCCGAACTTACGCAAGAATGTCCTGGGAGGAGCAATCGAGTTGAGTCGCATAGCCACCATGACTGCTGAG GAAATGGCCAGTGATGAGCTGAAGCAGCTAAGGAACATTCTGACTCAGGAAGCCATCCGTGAGCACCAGATGGCCAAGACTGGAGGCACTACGACTGACCTGCTGCAGTGTGGCAAATGCAAGAAAAAGAATTGCACATACAACCAG GTGCAAACCCGGAGTGCTGATGAGCCCATGACTACATTTGTACTATGCAATGAGTGTGGAAACCGCTGGAAG ttttGCTGA
- the tcea3 gene encoding transcription elongation factor A protein 3 isoform X4, translating to MTREEDLIRIAKKLDKMVSRNNTEGALDLLRELQKFNMTLKLLQDTRIGMSVNGIRKHCRNEDVVTLAKILIKNWKRLLEPSHSQKAERPNEMKNGSGDSTKSPCGPSSDTDTSPKSSLNSPKKAGNKHRKETVFKKERQESDHKKEKHVSNHTKEKERISIMDSSVSSSTSPVLPLKCSSVDVKKDRTEAPDPQSSSHLLHLHHSLPAHIRKHQPEVKKDRVAPETLTSQHSQSHHSSSHKRPSLEIPKERKKTPDQNAPLPPLPLHLHPPAQKQCALEMKKPRKEIVNPDAPLPPLPLHLHPSTPTKRLSLDMQKGKEKESKDKERKEMVAPKRSAQQMMAEHKKTSRDLGESKPAKRLSTDMKKDRNSTDFSHQPPKKLFNDAKKERKDSTDSKSGQRQHASDSKPQRRDSVNSMSGSSPLSKKLSEERKESHGPKLTLPGTVQRKVSTDSNDGRKSKPETPKTPSTPTTPMSPSFSPAGGPLSPHLLTGDSVRDKCIEMLSAALRTDDDYKYYGANCDSMAAEIEDHIYQEIKATDMKYKNRVRSRISNLKDPKNPNLRKNVLGGAIELSRIATMTAEEMASDELKQLRNILTQEAIREHQMAKTGGTTTDLLQCGKCKKKNCTYNQVQTRSADEPMTTFVLCNECGNRWKFC from the exons ATGACGCGAGAGGAGGACCTGATACGGATAGCGAAAAAGCTAGACAAAATGGTGTCTAGGAATAACACG GAAGGTGCTCTTGACCTGTTGAGAGAATTGCAAAAATTCAATATGACCCTGAAGTTACTTCAG GACACAAGAATCGGTATGTCTGTTAATGGAATAAGAAAACACTGCAGAAATGAGGATGTTGTCACCCTCGCAAAGATTCTTATAAAAAACTGGAAGAGGCTATTAG AACCCAGCCATTCCCAGAAGGCAGAAAGACCAAATGAGATGAAAAATGGGAGTGGAGACAGTACAAAGTCACCTTGTGGACCTtcttcagacacagacacaag CCCCAAATCAAGTTTAAACAGTCCCAAGAAAGCAGGTAATAAGCACAGAAAAGAGACAGtgtttaagaaagaaagacaagaaagtgaccacaaaaaggaaaaacacgTCAGTAATCAcacaaaagaaaaggagag GATCAGTATTATGGATTCGAGTGTATCTTCCTCTACTTCACCCGTCCTTCCTCTCAAGTGTTCATCAGTGGACGTGAAGAAAGACAG GACAGAGGCTCCCGATCCACAAAGTTCTtctcatcttcttcatcttcaccaTTCTCTTCCTGCTCATATTCGTAAACACCAGCCTGAAGTGAAGAAAGACAG AGTGGCACCAGAAACTCTGACCTCACAACATTCTCAGTCTCATCATTCCTCTTCTCATAAAAGGCCATCTCTAGAGATTCCTAAGGAGAG AAAAAAGACTCCAGATCAAAATGCCCCACTTCCACCTTTGCCTCTTCATCTGCATCCTCCTGCTCAGAAACAATGTGCTTTAGAGATGAAGAAACCAAG GAAAGAGATTGTGAATCCTgatgctcctcttcctcctcttcctcttcacctTCATCCCTCTACACCTACAAAGCGTCTTTCCTTAGACATGCAGAaaggcaaagaaaaagaaagcaaggaCAAAGAGAG AAAAGAGATGGTAGCACCAAAACGAAGTGCACAGCAGATGATGGCTGAGCATAAGAAAACCAG CAGAGATCTGGGGGAGAGTAAACCAGCCAAAAGACTATCTACAGACATGAAGAAAGACAG AAATTCCACGGATTTCAGTCACCAGCCTCCAAAAAAACTCTTCAAtgatgcaaagaaagaaag aaaAGACTCCACAGACTCGAAGTCTGGTCAGCGACAACACGCGAGTGACTCCAAACCTCAGAG AAGAGACTCGGTTAATTCGATGTCGGGAAGCTCACCCCTGTCTAAGAAGCTCTCGGAAGAAAG GAAAGAATCTCATGGCCCTAAGTTAACTCTCCCTGGAACTGTACAGAGAAAGGTGTCCACAGACAGTAATGATGGACG AAAAAGTAAACCTGAGACCCCAAAGACACCCAGCACCCCCACCACCCCTATGTCTCCATCCTTCAGCCCTGCTGGTGGTCCTCTCTCCCCTCACCTGCTCACTGGGGACTCAGTCAGGGACAAGTGCATTGAAATGCTGTCAGCTGCACTACGCACAGATG ATGACTACAAATATTATGGAGCAAACTGTGATTCCATGGCAGCTGAAATTGAGGATC ATATCTACCAGGAGATTAAAGCCAcagatatgaaatataaaaacagagtACGTAGCCGCATCAGCAATCTGAAAGATCCAAAGAATCCGAACTTACGCAAGAATGTCCTGGGAGGAGCAATCGAGTTGAGTCGCATAGCCACCATGACTGCTGAG GAAATGGCCAGTGATGAGCTGAAGCAGCTAAGGAACATTCTGACTCAGGAAGCCATCCGTGAGCACCAGATGGCCAAGACTGGAGGCACTACGACTGACCTGCTGCAGTGTGGCAAATGCAAGAAAAAGAATTGCACATACAACCAG GTGCAAACCCGGAGTGCTGATGAGCCCATGACTACATTTGTACTATGCAATGAGTGTGGAAACCGCTGGAAG ttttGCTGA